The genome window CACGCCGTGTCACTGCAGAAATGACGCTGGCACGGTTGGTAAAACCCTGTGAACCAGGGTTTGCCACTGAACCAAACACGAAGTATTGACTCGATAGATTAGACGCTAGGTAAATGTAATCCTGCGGCTCCAAGAAAACATTTTGCGATAAATCACCCGCAAAATACAATTTAACAAAGTCCACATCTAAGCGCTTGCCATTACGGATTATGAACGAGCGATGTAAGTCGGCAATCTCGACCGTAGACTGCTCAAAGAGCCCAGTCTCAATCCCACGACTGCGAGCAATCGCTTCGAGTAAAGTAATGGGCCGATCTAAAGTGAAGACTCCCTTGTCCATGACCTTGCCGAGTATGACATAACGCTTACTTTTCAGTTCCCATGGCGTAATGATCAAGCGTGGATCGCGATGATACGCTTTGAGTGCTGTCTCGAGGGTCGCGCGTAGTTCATCGATCGTAAGGTCATTTACTTTCAAGCTGTTGACTTCGAGATAACTAATGGTGCCATCTGGTGCGATTCGCACACCTGGACGATCCAGTTCGCCACGACCATA of Lentimonas sp. CC4 contains these proteins:
- a CDS encoding polysaccharide biosynthesis/export family protein; its protein translation is MRLYLRIAFLAGLSLLFGAVTAEEAVEQNEPISWRERYTLGPGDVVNIRFYGRGELDRPGVRIAPDGTISYLEVNSLKVNDLTIDELRATLETALKAYHRDPRLIITPWELKSKRYVILGKVMDKGVFTLDRPITLLEAIARSRGIETGLFEQSTVEIADLHRSFIIRNGKRLDVDFVKLYFAGDLSQNVFLEPQDYIYLASNLSSQYFVFGSVANPGSQGFTNRASVISAVTRREGFTEGAWRDRVLVIRGSMSNPELFVVDVKSILAGTQVDFPLEPGDIVYVNDRPWYKAEQILDTAMQNFLRSAAASWTYENIPDAIGSPWFKRTGWRPPEDDDE